A genomic stretch from Spongiibacter nanhainus includes:
- a CDS encoding S41 family peptidase, which translates to MSKLYRFSAALLVALICLGAQAQSTGDNTAQSSEPQGQLPLDALRNFADVFNQIRHSYVEEVADETLLENAIRGMLSGLDPHSDYLDSDSFDNLQSHTTGEFGGLGIEVGMENGFVKVVAPIDDTPAQRAGLQSGDLIIQIDNKPVKGLSLQEAVTMMRGPKGSKVVLTILRDGVNAPFDVELRRDTITVASVRSKMLQPGYGYLRISQFQSRTARDLRNELAKLQAMDGELKGLVLDLRNNPGGLLQASVQVTDTFLDDGLIVYTQGRLPDAYSRYNASAQTQAGDTPLVVLINGGSASASEIVAGALQDHRRAIILGTQSFGKGSVQTVLPLSEESAIKLTTARYYTPSGKSIQAQGIIPDIVVERAKIEALKPGNQVTEADLAGHLGRDDGRESNGASRNGDSDNAELAANDNQLYEALNLLKGLNIMSSAKQAIQKAKEEAAQ; encoded by the coding sequence ATGTCGAAGCTGTACCGTTTCTCCGCCGCGCTGCTAGTGGCATTGATCTGCCTGGGCGCCCAGGCACAAAGCACCGGGGATAACACCGCCCAGAGCAGCGAGCCACAGGGACAACTGCCACTGGATGCACTGCGCAACTTTGCCGACGTGTTCAACCAAATCCGCCACAGCTACGTGGAGGAAGTGGCCGATGAGACACTGCTTGAAAACGCCATCCGCGGCATGCTCAGTGGCCTGGACCCCCACTCGGATTACCTGGATTCCGACTCCTTCGACAACCTGCAAAGCCACACCACCGGCGAATTTGGCGGCCTGGGCATTGAAGTCGGCATGGAAAATGGCTTTGTGAAAGTGGTCGCACCTATCGACGACACCCCCGCGCAGCGGGCCGGCTTGCAGAGCGGTGACCTGATCATTCAGATCGACAACAAACCGGTGAAAGGCCTCAGCCTGCAGGAAGCCGTCACCATGATGCGCGGCCCCAAAGGCAGCAAAGTGGTGCTGACTATCCTCCGAGATGGCGTTAATGCCCCCTTTGACGTGGAGCTGCGGCGGGACACCATCACCGTCGCCAGCGTGCGCAGCAAAATGCTGCAGCCCGGCTACGGCTACCTGCGCATCTCCCAGTTCCAGAGCCGCACCGCTCGAGACCTGCGCAATGAACTGGCCAAACTCCAGGCAATGGATGGCGAGCTCAAAGGCTTGGTATTAGACCTGCGCAACAACCCCGGCGGCCTGTTGCAGGCCTCTGTTCAAGTCACCGATACCTTCCTGGATGACGGCCTGATCGTTTACACCCAAGGCCGCCTGCCCGACGCCTACAGCCGCTACAATGCCTCGGCGCAGACTCAAGCTGGAGACACACCATTGGTGGTACTGATCAACGGCGGCTCGGCTTCGGCGTCTGAAATCGTGGCCGGCGCGCTGCAGGATCACCGCCGGGCCATCATTTTGGGCACCCAGAGCTTCGGCAAGGGCTCGGTGCAAACCGTGCTGCCGCTGTCGGAAGAAAGTGCCATCAAGCTCACCACCGCCCGTTACTACACACCAAGTGGCAAATCCATCCAGGCTCAGGGCATCATCCCCGACATCGTGGTTGAACGGGCAAAAATCGAAGCACTGAAACCCGGCAATCAGGTCACCGAAGCGGATCTGGCCGGCCATCTGGGCCGGGACGATGGCAGAGAGAGCAACGGCGCTAGCCGCAATGGCGACAGCGATAACGCCGAACTGGCCGCCAATGACAACCAGCTGTATGAAGCCCTCAACTTGCTGAAAGGACTAAACATCATGTCTTCAGCCAAGCAGGCGATACAGAAAGCGAAAGAGGAAGCGGCCCAGTAG
- a CDS encoding tyrosine-type recombinase/integrase: MAAREAITTTTLKKFLSGPTPAKDQYLRAPDGLGVRRFKGSDKASFIVEAKVRGQGRARRITIGPAEPELLNEAKEKARVIVARLRSGEDVTATQKAAQSKEVQSRVTVLNALQQLLETRTELKPSTQRDYRSSITNHAGPLLRSRITDLNIDNVRRQLRRVEREKSQATSAKLRRALSAVIGFAVSEYGLEMANPVASLKGVAQTVKGKEGFVPDTHVGQLVRELFALRSKHRTHGNFLLFVLLTGCRKSEAMQLCWDDVNWGMETVTFRNTKNKRDHELPMTCLMYLILRRQDEIRRGSNPWVFPGRVNGTRLTDVRKTILNSISPEVLWTPQRERGRCLQVHDLRRTAATHMVSAGIPQETISLILNHSRSNITERYIQNSYDTLMQALETYQLWLLERSKEEADGRRTRRQKLTPEHEELLRALGANPQSEILSENNETEQKANTTQSRHQTGRRVIRIGGNPIDPYREPFEHRFRDLVGFYADGQTIANLTICSKPPRSFQDLMRLSDREFIALTEDLFYQRRKDEAMKGAQVKSELELLQERRTFLSSH, translated from the coding sequence ATGGCAGCGCGGGAAGCAATTACCACCACGACACTCAAGAAGTTTCTATCAGGCCCAACGCCTGCAAAAGACCAGTACCTCCGGGCTCCTGACGGGCTGGGAGTCAGGCGTTTCAAGGGCAGCGACAAGGCCTCCTTCATAGTCGAAGCCAAGGTACGGGGCCAAGGTAGGGCACGCAGAATAACGATAGGCCCAGCCGAGCCGGAACTTTTAAATGAAGCCAAGGAAAAAGCGAGGGTTATTGTTGCCAGGCTACGCAGTGGTGAAGACGTCACAGCGACGCAGAAGGCCGCACAGAGCAAAGAAGTACAGAGCCGGGTCACGGTACTAAATGCACTACAACAGCTCCTAGAGACCCGCACAGAGCTCAAACCATCCACCCAGAGAGACTACCGCTCCTCTATCACGAATCATGCCGGCCCCTTGCTGAGGTCCCGGATCACTGACCTCAACATTGACAATGTTCGCCGTCAGCTCCGTCGAGTAGAGCGGGAGAAAAGCCAAGCGACTTCAGCCAAACTCCGACGGGCGCTATCAGCTGTCATTGGCTTCGCGGTATCCGAGTACGGTCTGGAAATGGCCAATCCCGTTGCAAGCTTGAAGGGGGTTGCACAGACCGTAAAAGGGAAGGAAGGCTTCGTTCCTGATACCCACGTGGGACAGCTGGTTCGGGAGCTATTCGCCCTTCGATCAAAGCACCGTACCCACGGGAACTTCCTCCTTTTCGTCCTCCTGACAGGTTGCCGTAAATCAGAGGCAATGCAGCTCTGCTGGGACGACGTCAACTGGGGCATGGAAACCGTGACCTTCAGGAATACAAAGAACAAACGTGATCACGAACTCCCCATGACTTGCCTGATGTACCTCATTCTCAGAAGGCAAGACGAGATTCGCCGTGGGAGCAACCCGTGGGTGTTTCCGGGGAGAGTCAATGGCACCAGATTGACTGACGTCCGAAAAACCATACTTAACAGCATCAGCCCGGAAGTGCTTTGGACACCTCAAAGGGAGCGAGGTAGGTGTTTACAGGTGCATGACCTCAGGAGAACAGCAGCCACCCACATGGTCTCTGCTGGCATCCCACAAGAAACGATCAGCCTCATACTGAACCACTCGCGCAGCAACATCACCGAACGCTACATTCAGAATAGTTACGATACTTTGATGCAGGCTCTAGAAACCTACCAACTCTGGCTTCTTGAACGAAGCAAAGAAGAGGCCGACGGGAGACGCACACGCAGACAGAAGCTCACTCCCGAACACGAAGAGCTATTGCGAGCGTTAGGCGCCAACCCACAGAGCGAGATACTCTCAGAGAACAACGAAACAGAGCAGAAGGCGAACACCACTCAAAGCCGGCACCAAACGGGCAGGCGAGTTATTCGGATCGGCGGCAACCCTATCGACCCATACAGGGAGCCATTCGAGCACAGGTTTCGCGACCTAGTGGGCTTCTATGCCGACGGTCAAACCATAGCAAACCTAACAATCTGCTCCAAACCACCCCGATCATTCCAAGACCTTATGCGGCTATCAGATAGAGAATTTATAGCCCTGACAGAGGATTTGTTCTACCAAAGGAGGAAGGATGAGGCCA
- the hisH gene encoding imidazole glycerol phosphate synthase subunit HisH: protein MSTTSVAVIDYGMGNLHSVASALEKVGDGVTVHVTDSPELIFAADKVIFPGVGAIRDCMAELKARELDEVVQEVAASKPMLGICVGMQALMEHSEENGGVDCLDVLPGEVKFFGRDLRDANGQRLKVPHMGWNTVSQRIDHPLWEGIADNTRFYFVHSYYIHAPEFVAATADYGVEIHAAMACENVFAVQFHPEKSGDAGLQLLRNFLRWDGGLPAFRPVSEF from the coding sequence ATGAGCACAACAAGCGTTGCCGTTATCGACTACGGCATGGGCAATCTGCACTCCGTGGCCAGTGCCCTGGAAAAAGTCGGCGACGGTGTGACCGTCCACGTCACCGACTCCCCTGAGCTTATTTTTGCCGCCGACAAGGTGATTTTTCCCGGTGTGGGGGCGATCCGTGACTGCATGGCCGAATTGAAGGCCCGAGAGCTGGACGAAGTGGTCCAGGAGGTGGCTGCCAGCAAACCGATGCTGGGTATCTGCGTCGGCATGCAGGCGCTGATGGAACACAGCGAGGAGAATGGCGGTGTTGACTGCCTGGATGTGCTGCCCGGTGAAGTGAAGTTCTTCGGTCGCGACCTGCGCGATGCCAATGGTCAGCGCTTGAAAGTCCCCCATATGGGCTGGAACACGGTGAGTCAGCGCATCGACCACCCGCTGTGGGAAGGCATTGCCGACAACACCCGCTTCTATTTTGTACACAGCTACTACATCCACGCGCCGGAGTTTGTCGCCGCCACCGCCGATTACGGGGTGGAGATCCACGCCGCCATGGCTTGTGAAAACGTGTTTGCGGTGCAATTCCACCCGGAGAAAAGCGGTGACGCCGGGCTGCAGTTATTGCGAAATTTTTTGCGCTGGGATGGTGGTTTGCCTGCCTTCCGGCCAGTGAGTGAGTTTTAA
- the hisA gene encoding 1-(5-phosphoribosyl)-5-[(5-phosphoribosylamino)methylideneamino]imidazole-4-carboxamide isomerase encodes MLIIPAIDLKDGQCVRLRQGEMDDATVYGSDPVEMAARWVEQGARRLHLVDLNGAFDGKPVNGEAVMAIAKAYPELPIQIGGGIRSLQTIEQYLEAGVNYVIIGTKAVKEPEFVTEACREFPDSVIVGLDAKNGLVATDGWAKVSEIKATELAKRFEQDGVSSIIYTDISRDGMMQGVNIDATVEMAKASGLKVIASGGVTNMDDIRALQDVADAGILGAITGRAIYEGQLDLAEAQSYCDAES; translated from the coding sequence ATGTTGATTATTCCCGCTATCGATCTTAAGGACGGCCAGTGCGTGCGCCTGCGTCAGGGCGAAATGGATGATGCCACGGTCTACGGCAGTGACCCGGTGGAAATGGCGGCCCGCTGGGTCGAGCAGGGTGCCCGCCGTCTGCATTTGGTGGATCTGAATGGCGCCTTTGACGGCAAGCCAGTGAACGGCGAGGCGGTGATGGCGATTGCCAAGGCCTACCCCGAGTTGCCCATCCAGATTGGCGGCGGTATCCGCTCGCTGCAAACCATTGAGCAGTACCTGGAGGCCGGCGTTAACTACGTGATTATCGGCACCAAGGCAGTTAAAGAGCCCGAGTTTGTGACTGAAGCCTGCCGGGAATTTCCCGACTCGGTGATCGTCGGGCTGGACGCCAAAAACGGCCTGGTGGCCACCGACGGCTGGGCGAAAGTGTCTGAAATCAAGGCCACCGAGCTTGCCAAGCGTTTTGAGCAGGACGGCGTCAGTTCTATCATTTACACCGACATCAGCCGGGATGGCATGATGCAAGGCGTGAATATTGACGCCACGGTGGAAATGGCCAAGGCGTCGGGCCTTAAAGTGATAGCCTCGGGAGGCGTGACCAACATGGACGACATCCGCGCCTTACAAGACGTGGCTGACGCCGGCATCCTCGGCGCCATCACCGGCCGCGCCATCTACGAAGGGCAGCTGGATCTGGCCGAGGCCCAATCCTACTGCGACGCCGAGTCCTAG
- a CDS encoding oxidative damage protection protein encodes MTRTVFCRKYQQDLPGLDKPPYPGSKGQDIFDNISKRAWEEWQAHQTMLINEKHLSMVDPSARKYLQQEMEKFFAGSDYDQAEGYVPPSE; translated from the coding sequence ATGACCCGAACGGTATTCTGTCGAAAGTACCAACAAGACCTACCCGGTCTGGACAAGCCCCCCTACCCCGGCAGCAAAGGCCAGGACATCTTCGACAACATCTCCAAGCGGGCCTGGGAAGAGTGGCAGGCCCACCAAACCATGCTAATCAATGAAAAACACCTCAGCATGGTGGACCCCAGCGCACGCAAGTACCTGCAACAGGAGATGGAAAAGTTCTTTGCCGGTAGCGACTACGACCAAGCCGAGGGTTACGTTCCCCCCAGCGAATAA
- a CDS encoding acetyl-CoA sensor PanZ family protein, with translation MPVYAEIISQPEPADADDIALLYPKDSDKLLAAADKGKLILVGGRFNGRLIAALTLTPIHDGDYQMARLTVREITRGRGVARQLLIQTFKQLPDDLKSISADLRSAPGLVNLFSDLGFTQVSTYWRWQRPQH, from the coding sequence ATGCCGGTCTACGCCGAGATCATTAGCCAGCCCGAACCCGCGGACGCTGACGACATCGCTCTGCTTTACCCCAAAGACAGCGATAAGCTGCTTGCCGCCGCCGATAAAGGCAAACTTATTTTGGTGGGAGGGCGTTTTAACGGACGCCTGATCGCCGCCCTGACCCTGACTCCCATCCACGATGGCGACTACCAGATGGCCCGCCTTACCGTCAGGGAAATCACCCGCGGCCGGGGCGTGGCCCGCCAACTGCTGATCCAAACCTTCAAACAGCTCCCCGATGACCTGAAAAGCATCTCCGCCGATCTGCGCAGCGCACCCGGCCTGGTCAACCTGTTCAGCGATCTCGGCTTTACTCAAGTGAGTACCTACTGGCGCTGGCAGCGCCCGCAACACTAA
- the hisB gene encoding imidazoleglycerol-phosphate dehydratase HisB yields MSERKATISRNTLETQITVTVNLDGSGQSQFETGVPFLDHMMDQIARHGMIDLVVQAKGDLHIDDHHTVEDIGITLGQAFAEAVGDKKGIFRYGHAYVPLDEALSRVVIDFSGRPGLEYHVPYTRASVGGFDVDLFSEFFHGFVNHARVTLHIDNLRGTNTHHQAETVFKAFGRALRMALSVDERMAGITPSTKGCL; encoded by the coding sequence ATGAGCGAACGCAAGGCCACCATTAGCCGCAATACGCTGGAAACCCAAATCACCGTGACGGTGAATCTGGATGGCAGCGGCCAATCCCAATTTGAGACCGGGGTTCCCTTCCTCGACCACATGATGGACCAGATAGCCCGTCACGGCATGATCGACCTGGTGGTGCAGGCCAAGGGCGATCTGCATATCGATGACCACCACACGGTGGAGGATATCGGCATCACCCTGGGCCAGGCTTTTGCCGAGGCGGTGGGGGATAAAAAAGGCATTTTCCGCTACGGCCACGCCTATGTGCCACTGGATGAGGCACTGTCCCGGGTGGTAATCGACTTTTCCGGTCGGCCCGGGCTGGAATACCACGTGCCTTACACCCGGGCCAGCGTCGGCGGCTTTGATGTCGACCTGTTCTCGGAGTTCTTCCACGGCTTTGTCAATCACGCCCGAGTGACCCTGCATATCGATAATCTGCGGGGCACCAACACTCACCACCAGGCCGAAACCGTATTTAAAGCCTTCGGTCGGGCGCTGCGCATGGCGCTGTCAGTAGACGAGCGCATGGCCGGTATCACGCCCTCTACCAAGGGCTGTCTGTAG
- the gpmI gene encoding 2,3-bisphosphoglycerate-independent phosphoglycerate mutase — translation MTDSAQRKTPVVLIILDGFGYREAPEDNAIYHANTPTWDALWSQRPHTLISGSGLDVGLPDGQMGNSEVGHMSLGSGRIIYQSITRIDKAIADGDFFDNPAYTQAVDDAVSKGKAVHILGLLSPGGVHSHENHILAMMELAAKRGADKIYLHAFLDGRDTPPRSAKASLEKVDAKFAELGRGRTASLVGRYYAMDRDKRWDRVEKAYRLLTEAEAEYRYDSAVAALDAAYARDENDEFVSASVIQADGQELAAIDDGDAVIFMNFRADRAREMSYALTDTSFDGFQRRKAPKLGAFVTTAQYADDIQSSVAYPPEEIVDSFGEVLEKTGKTQLRIAETEKYAHVTFFFSGGREALYQGEDRKLIPSPDVATYDLKPEMSAPEVTADLCDAIRSGQYDAIICNYANGDMVGHTGVFDAAVKAVEALDDSLKQVTEAVLEVGGHCLITADHGNCEQMLDYDAEQPHTQHTTELVPLVYVGSKQNVTLLPEGGRLSDIAPTLLALMGVEQPAAMSGRNLIQS, via the coding sequence ATGACCGACAGCGCCCAACGCAAAACTCCGGTGGTACTTATTATTCTCGACGGCTTTGGCTACCGGGAAGCCCCCGAGGACAACGCTATCTACCACGCCAACACCCCCACCTGGGATGCGCTGTGGTCACAGCGCCCCCACACCTTGATCTCCGGCTCCGGGCTGGACGTGGGCTTACCAGACGGGCAAATGGGCAACTCCGAGGTGGGCCACATGAGCCTGGGCTCGGGTCGCATCATTTACCAGAGCATTACTCGCATCGACAAGGCCATCGCCGACGGCGACTTTTTTGACAACCCCGCCTACACCCAAGCGGTGGATGATGCGGTGAGCAAGGGCAAAGCGGTACATATTCTGGGCTTGCTGTCCCCCGGCGGTGTCCACAGTCACGAGAACCACATCCTGGCGATGATGGAACTGGCGGCCAAACGCGGCGCCGACAAGATCTATCTGCACGCATTCCTCGATGGCCGCGACACGCCGCCGCGCAGTGCCAAGGCCTCGCTGGAGAAAGTCGACGCCAAATTCGCCGAGCTGGGTCGCGGCCGGACCGCCTCGCTGGTGGGTCGCTACTACGCCATGGACCGGGATAAGCGCTGGGACCGGGTGGAAAAAGCCTACCGCCTGCTCACCGAAGCCGAGGCCGAATATCGCTACGACAGCGCCGTTGCCGCTCTGGATGCCGCCTACGCCCGTGACGAAAACGACGAATTTGTCAGTGCCTCGGTGATTCAAGCCGATGGGCAAGAGCTGGCAGCCATCGACGATGGCGACGCGGTGATCTTTATGAATTTCCGCGCCGACCGCGCCCGGGAAATGAGCTACGCCCTGACCGACACCAGCTTCGACGGCTTCCAGCGCCGCAAGGCACCCAAGCTGGGTGCCTTTGTCACTACCGCCCAGTACGCTGACGATATTCAGTCGTCGGTGGCTTACCCCCCGGAAGAGATTGTCGACAGCTTTGGCGAAGTGCTGGAAAAAACCGGCAAAACCCAGCTGCGCATTGCCGAAACCGAAAAGTACGCCCACGTCACCTTCTTCTTTAGCGGTGGCCGCGAGGCGCTGTACCAGGGTGAAGACCGCAAACTTATCCCCTCGCCAGATGTGGCCACCTACGATCTCAAGCCAGAGATGAGCGCCCCGGAAGTCACCGCCGACCTCTGTGACGCCATTCGCAGCGGCCAGTACGACGCCATTATCTGCAATTACGCCAACGGCGATATGGTGGGTCATACCGGCGTCTTTGACGCCGCGGTCAAGGCGGTAGAAGCGCTGGACGACAGCCTGAAACAAGTGACCGAGGCGGTACTGGAAGTGGGCGGACACTGCCTGATTACCGCCGATCACGGCAACTGCGAGCAAATGCTGGACTACGACGCCGAGCAGCCCCACACCCAGCACACTACCGAGCTGGTGCCCCTGGTTTATGTCGGCAGCAAACAGAACGTTACCCTGCTGCCTGAAGGCGGCCGCCTGTCAGATATTGCCCCCACCCTGCTGGCCCTGATGGGGGTCGAACAGCCCGCGGCGATGTCTGGCCGCAATTTGATCCAATCCTAG
- a CDS encoding murein hydrolase activator EnvC family protein encodes MRRAGLLLLCAWLVLPGARAEDAEATRAQLKQLDREIRQLKDTIGDNQAERTREARKLRAIEKDVGRVAAELHRVKTQRDAHQNKLDDLQRRQGLLRQQQSKQKAIIAEQIRDAYTLGQERRIKMLLNQEDPEKLSRMLTYYDYFNEARSEQLERYRQTLSSLQALIPEIASETEKLADAEEELQEQQAELQEQKQKRADILAGIDRELSSQSSQLSNLDSERKGLESVLKAIEQDITNIAIPASYKPFKEMRGKLPWPVAGRRLNSYGSSRQGSAIRWQGIQIAGNEGDSIHSIHNGRVVFADWLRGAGLLIIVDHGDDYLSLYAHNESLLRQEGDWVRGGEAIATVGNSGGRRQAGVYFEIRHKGRPRDPAAWCN; translated from the coding sequence GTGCGGCGGGCTGGCCTGCTACTGCTTTGTGCCTGGCTAGTATTGCCCGGCGCCCGGGCTGAGGACGCCGAGGCCACCCGCGCCCAGCTCAAGCAGCTGGACCGGGAAATCCGCCAGCTCAAAGACACCATCGGCGACAATCAGGCTGAGCGTACCCGCGAGGCCCGCAAACTCCGCGCGATAGAAAAGGACGTCGGCCGAGTCGCCGCCGAACTGCACCGCGTTAAAACCCAGCGCGATGCCCACCAGAACAAGCTCGATGACCTGCAGCGCCGCCAGGGCCTGCTGCGTCAGCAACAGAGCAAGCAAAAAGCCATCATCGCCGAGCAAATCCGCGACGCCTATACCCTGGGTCAGGAACGGCGTATCAAAATGCTGCTCAACCAGGAAGACCCGGAAAAGCTCAGCCGCATGCTGACCTACTACGACTACTTCAACGAAGCCCGCAGCGAGCAACTGGAGCGCTATCGCCAGACCCTTAGCTCACTGCAAGCGCTGATCCCGGAGATCGCCAGCGAGACTGAAAAACTCGCCGACGCTGAAGAGGAACTGCAGGAACAGCAGGCGGAACTCCAAGAGCAAAAACAAAAACGCGCCGACATCCTCGCCGGCATTGACCGGGAACTCAGCAGCCAAAGCTCACAGCTCAGCAATCTGGACAGCGAGCGCAAAGGCCTGGAAAGCGTGCTCAAGGCCATTGAGCAAGACATTACCAACATCGCTATTCCCGCCAGCTACAAACCCTTTAAAGAGATGCGCGGCAAACTGCCCTGGCCGGTGGCCGGGCGACGCCTCAATAGCTACGGCTCCTCCCGTCAGGGCAGTGCCATTCGCTGGCAGGGCATTCAAATCGCCGGCAACGAGGGCGACAGCATCCACAGTATCCACAATGGCCGGGTGGTTTTTGCGGATTGGCTGCGGGGTGCCGGGCTACTCATAATCGTCGATCACGGTGACGACTACCTCAGCCTTTACGCCCACAACGAAAGCTTGTTGCGGCAAGAGGGAGACTGGGTGCGAGGGGGAGAAGCCATCGCCACCGTCGGCAATAGCGGCGGACGCCGCCAGGCCGGGGTGTACTTTGAAATTCGCCACAAGGGCCGGCCCCGGGACCCCGCTGCATGGTGCAACTGA
- the mutY gene encoding A/G-specific adenine glycosylase, with protein sequence MTRTAPQHFSTRLLDWFDRHGRKNLPWQKDISPYRVWVSEIMLQQTQVSTVIPYFERFMARFPDVLSLADAPQDEVLALWTGLGYYARARNLHRAAQQVRDEHNGDFPCDLEALQQLPGIGRSTAGAIFSIACGGRAPILDGNVKRVLARHAAIDGWPGQKAVENQLWALSEQHTPEQRVADYTQAIMDLGASLCSRSRPQCSECPVSEDCQAYATGEQTRYPGKKPKKTIPVKQCQMLLIEHPDGGILLEKRPPSGIWGGLWSLPELATDTDPGDFLQQRLNESGDSTALTPLRHTFSHYHLDIQPIHIQLHRAPTLIMEDQQALWYNGGPQQLGLAAPVKKLLDSWIQRDLLTNPMAD encoded by the coding sequence GTGACTAGAACCGCGCCACAACACTTCAGCACCCGATTGCTGGACTGGTTCGATCGCCACGGCCGCAAGAACCTGCCCTGGCAAAAGGACATCAGCCCCTACCGAGTGTGGGTGTCGGAGATCATGCTCCAGCAGACCCAGGTGAGCACAGTAATACCCTATTTTGAGCGCTTTATGGCGCGCTTCCCGGATGTGCTCAGCCTTGCCGACGCCCCTCAGGACGAGGTTCTGGCGCTGTGGACTGGCCTCGGCTACTACGCCCGGGCCCGCAACCTCCACCGCGCCGCACAGCAAGTGAGGGACGAGCACAACGGCGACTTCCCCTGCGACCTGGAAGCCCTGCAACAACTGCCCGGCATCGGTCGCTCAACCGCCGGCGCCATCTTTAGCATCGCCTGCGGCGGGCGGGCGCCGATCCTCGACGGCAACGTCAAAAGGGTGCTGGCGCGACACGCCGCCATCGACGGCTGGCCGGGACAAAAAGCAGTGGAAAACCAGCTCTGGGCGCTATCTGAACAACATACCCCCGAGCAGCGGGTGGCCGACTACACCCAGGCCATCATGGACCTCGGCGCCAGCCTTTGCAGCCGCAGCCGCCCCCAGTGCAGCGAATGCCCTGTCAGCGAAGATTGCCAGGCCTACGCCACTGGCGAGCAGACCCGCTACCCGGGCAAAAAGCCAAAGAAGACAATCCCCGTTAAACAGTGCCAAATGCTGCTGATCGAGCACCCCGACGGTGGCATCCTGTTGGAAAAGCGCCCGCCCAGCGGCATCTGGGGCGGACTGTGGAGCCTACCGGAGCTGGCCACCGACACCGACCCAGGCGATTTTCTGCAACAACGCTTGAACGAGAGCGGCGACTCGACAGCCCTGACGCCACTGCGTCACACCTTCAGCCACTACCACCTGGACATCCAGCCAATTCACATCCAGTTACACCGCGCCCCCACCCTTATCATGGAAGACCAGCAAGCCCTCTGGTATAACGGTGGGCCCCAGCAGTTGGGCCTGGCGGCCCCCGTCAAAAAATTGCTGGACAGCTGGATACAGCGCGATCTGCTCACCAACCCAATGGCCGATTAA
- the hisF gene encoding imidazole glycerol phosphate synthase subunit HisF: MALAKRIIPCLDVDKGRVVKGVNFVGIRDAGDPVEVAKRYNEQGADEITFLDITATHEERDTTVHTVEQIAAEVFIPLTVGGGIREIKDIRAMLNAGADKVAINSAAIHNPDFVREAAERFGSQCIVIAIDAKRVEDVDGQPRWEIFTHGGRKPTGINAVEWAERMVELGAGEVLLTSMDGDGTKNGYDLALTRAIADAVSVPVIASGGVGTLEHLVEGVTEGGADAVLAASIFHFGEHTVPEAKAYMAERGVEVRL, translated from the coding sequence ATGGCACTGGCAAAACGCATTATTCCCTGCCTGGATGTCGACAAGGGCCGAGTGGTGAAGGGCGTCAACTTTGTGGGGATTCGCGACGCTGGCGATCCTGTCGAGGTGGCCAAACGCTACAACGAGCAGGGCGCCGATGAAATTACTTTTCTGGATATCACCGCCACCCACGAGGAGCGGGATACCACCGTGCACACTGTGGAGCAGATTGCCGCCGAGGTGTTTATTCCCCTGACGGTGGGCGGCGGGATTCGCGAGATCAAAGACATTCGCGCCATGCTCAATGCCGGCGCTGACAAAGTCGCTATCAATTCAGCGGCGATCCACAACCCCGATTTTGTGCGGGAAGCAGCGGAACGTTTTGGCTCCCAATGCATTGTTATCGCCATCGATGCCAAGCGGGTAGAGGATGTCGACGGCCAGCCACGCTGGGAAATCTTCACCCACGGCGGCCGCAAACCCACCGGCATCAATGCTGTGGAGTGGGCGGAGCGAATGGTGGAGCTGGGGGCCGGCGAAGTGCTGCTGACCAGTATGGACGGCGATGGCACCAAGAACGGCTACGACCTGGCTCTTACCCGTGCGATTGCCGATGCGGTGTCGGTGCCGGTGATTGCCTCAGGGGGTGTAGGCACCCTGGAGCACCTGGTGGAAGGGGTAACTGAAGGCGGCGCCGATGCGGTGCTCGCCGCCAGTATTTTTCACTTCGGTGAGCATACCGTGCCGGAAGCCAAGGCCTACATGGCCGAGCGCGGTGTGGAAGTCCGCTTGTAG